The Lactuca sativa cultivar Salinas chromosome 2, Lsat_Salinas_v11, whole genome shotgun sequence genome includes a window with the following:
- the LOC111886321 gene encoding shewanella-like protein phosphatase 2 isoform X4, with product MDADNTCKNLPNLYSSFVDTFVDFSVSEIFLPDPPSPPVFQTSYPSPNRLIAIGDLHGDLRKSKQALRLAGLIDSQDQWSGGSSTLVQVGDVLDRGGQELKILYFLEKLKRQAAKVGGNVITMNGNHEIMNVYGDFWCTDPSGLDEFQNWADWFTIGNNMKRLCDGLEKPKDIYDGIPTSFPGVKQEYVNGFRARIAALRPQGPIASRFLSKNMTVLVVGESVFVHGGILPHHVAYGLERINEEVRDWITGLKETVSSDLVMSRSSVVWLRKFSNEVAEDCDCSMLEHVLATIPGARRMIMGHTIQKGGINASCNNKAIRIDVGMSKGCIDGLPEVLEISEDSGLRILTSNPAYDQNRHDLMMRKQHETRPIQLT from the exons ATGGATGCAGACAACACCTGCAAAAACCTGCCCAATCTCTATTCATCATTTGTCGACACTTTCGTCGACTTTTCGGTCAGCGAGATCTTCCTTCCCGACCCACCATCTCCTCCCGTTTTTCAAACCTCCTACCCTTCCCCTAATCGTCTAATAGCCATAGGTGATCTTCATGGCGACCTTCGCAAATCCAAACAAGCCCTCCGTCTTGCTGGTCTCATCGACTCCCAAGACCAGTGGTCCGGTGGCTCCTCCACTCTTGTACAAGTCGGAGATGTCCTCGATCGTGGTGGACAAGAACTCAAAATCCTTTACTTCCTCGAGAAACTAAAACGACAGGCTGCGAAGGTCGGCGGTAATGTCATCACTATGAACGGCAATCACGAAATCATGAATGTTTATGGTGATTTTTGGTGTACTGATCCATCTGGGCTTGATGAATTTCAAAATTGGGCTGATTGGTTTACTATAGGCAACAACATGAAGCGATTATGCGATGGACTAGAGAAACCTAAAGATATATACGATGGGATACCTACAAGTTTCCCTGGCGTTAAACAAGAATACGTAAACGGGTTTAGAGCAAGGATTGCTGCATTGAGACCTCAGGGTCCTATAGCAAGTAGGTTTTTGTCTAAAAACATGACTGTGCTTGTTGTTGGGGAGTCCGTGTTTGTTCATGGAGGGATCTTACCTCACCATGTTGCTTATGGATTGGAACGGATTAACGAAGAGGTGAGGGATTGGATTACTGGATTGAAAGAGACTGTATCTTCGGATTTAGTCATGTCCCGAAGCTCAGTTGTTTGGCTAAGAAAATTTTCTAACGAAGTGGCTGAAGATTGCGATTGTAGTATGCTGGAACATGTTCTTGCGACTATTCCGGGTGCAAGGAGGATGATCATGGGTCATACTATTCAGAAGGGTGGTATAAACGCATCTTGCAATAACAAAGCGATAAGGATTGATGTTGGTATGTCTAAGGGGTGTATTGACGGGTTGCCTGAGGTTCTGGAGATCAGTGAGGATTCTGGTCTACGAATCTTGACATCAAATCCGGCGTATGATCAGAATAGGCACGATTTGATGATGCGTAAGCAGCATGAAACACGACCAATTCAG TTAACATGA
- the LOC111886321 gene encoding shewanella-like protein phosphatase 2 isoform X1, which produces MDADNTCKNLPNLYSSFVDTFVDFSVSEIFLPDPPSPPVFQTSYPSPNRLIAIGDLHGDLRKSKQALRLAGLIDSQDQWSGGSSTLVQVGDVLDRGGQELKILYFLEKLKRQAAKVGGNVITMNGNHEIMNVYGDFWCTDPSGLDEFQNWADWFTIGNNMKRLCDGLEKPKDIYDGIPTSFPGVKQEYVNGFRARIAALRPQGPIASRFLSKNMTVLVVGESVFVHGGILPHHVAYGLERINEEVRDWITGLKETVSSDLVMSRSSVVWLRKFSNEVAEDCDCSMLEHVLATIPGARRMIMGHTIQKGGINASCNNKAIRIDVGMSKGCIDGLPEVLEISEDSGLRILTSNPAYDQNRHDLMMRKQHETRPIQNGISETSRFSPQAQTKNKLCHIYGSMQVIQKGNP; this is translated from the exons ATGGATGCAGACAACACCTGCAAAAACCTGCCCAATCTCTATTCATCATTTGTCGACACTTTCGTCGACTTTTCGGTCAGCGAGATCTTCCTTCCCGACCCACCATCTCCTCCCGTTTTTCAAACCTCCTACCCTTCCCCTAATCGTCTAATAGCCATAGGTGATCTTCATGGCGACCTTCGCAAATCCAAACAAGCCCTCCGTCTTGCTGGTCTCATCGACTCCCAAGACCAGTGGTCCGGTGGCTCCTCCACTCTTGTACAAGTCGGAGATGTCCTCGATCGTGGTGGACAAGAACTCAAAATCCTTTACTTCCTCGAGAAACTAAAACGACAGGCTGCGAAGGTCGGCGGTAATGTCATCACTATGAACGGCAATCACGAAATCATGAATGTTTATGGTGATTTTTGGTGTACTGATCCATCTGGGCTTGATGAATTTCAAAATTGGGCTGATTGGTTTACTATAGGCAACAACATGAAGCGATTATGCGATGGACTAGAGAAACCTAAAGATATATACGATGGGATACCTACAAGTTTCCCTGGCGTTAAACAAGAATACGTAAACGGGTTTAGAGCAAGGATTGCTGCATTGAGACCTCAGGGTCCTATAGCAAGTAGGTTTTTGTCTAAAAACATGACTGTGCTTGTTGTTGGGGAGTCCGTGTTTGTTCATGGAGGGATCTTACCTCACCATGTTGCTTATGGATTGGAACGGATTAACGAAGAGGTGAGGGATTGGATTACTGGATTGAAAGAGACTGTATCTTCGGATTTAGTCATGTCCCGAAGCTCAGTTGTTTGGCTAAGAAAATTTTCTAACGAAGTGGCTGAAGATTGCGATTGTAGTATGCTGGAACATGTTCTTGCGACTATTCCGGGTGCAAGGAGGATGATCATGGGTCATACTATTCAGAAGGGTGGTATAAACGCATCTTGCAATAACAAAGCGATAAGGATTGATGTTGGTATGTCTAAGGGGTGTATTGACGGGTTGCCTGAGGTTCTGGAGATCAGTGAGGATTCTGGTCTACGAATCTTGACATCAAATCCGGCGTATGATCAGAATAGGCACGATTTGATGATGCGTAAGCAGCATGAAACACGACCAATTCAG AATGGAATTTCGGAAACCTCAAGGTTCAGTCCTCAAGCTCAAACGAAGAACAAACTTTGTCATATTTATGGATCAATGCAAGTAATCCAAAAGGGGAATCCTTAA
- the LOC111886321 gene encoding shewanella-like protein phosphatase 2 isoform X3 produces the protein MDADNTCKNLPNLYSSFVDTFVDFSVSEIFLPDPPSPPVFQTSYPSPNRLIAIGDLHGDLRKSKQALRLAGLIDSQDQWSGGSSTLVQVGDVLDRGGQELKILYFLEKLKRQAAKVGGNVITMNGNHEIMNVYGDFWCTDPSGLDEFQNWADWFTIGNNMKRLCDGLEKPKDIYDGIPTSFPGVKQEYVNGFRARIAALRPQGPIASRFLSKNMTVLVVGESVFVHGGILPHHVAYGLERINEEVRDWITGLKETVSSDLVMSRSSVVWLRKFSNEVAEDCDCSMLEHVLATIPGARRMIMGHTIQKGGINASCNNKAIRIDVGMSKGCIDGLPEVLEISEDSGLRILTSNPAYDQNRHDLMMRKQHETRPIQHLN, from the exons ATGGATGCAGACAACACCTGCAAAAACCTGCCCAATCTCTATTCATCATTTGTCGACACTTTCGTCGACTTTTCGGTCAGCGAGATCTTCCTTCCCGACCCACCATCTCCTCCCGTTTTTCAAACCTCCTACCCTTCCCCTAATCGTCTAATAGCCATAGGTGATCTTCATGGCGACCTTCGCAAATCCAAACAAGCCCTCCGTCTTGCTGGTCTCATCGACTCCCAAGACCAGTGGTCCGGTGGCTCCTCCACTCTTGTACAAGTCGGAGATGTCCTCGATCGTGGTGGACAAGAACTCAAAATCCTTTACTTCCTCGAGAAACTAAAACGACAGGCTGCGAAGGTCGGCGGTAATGTCATCACTATGAACGGCAATCACGAAATCATGAATGTTTATGGTGATTTTTGGTGTACTGATCCATCTGGGCTTGATGAATTTCAAAATTGGGCTGATTGGTTTACTATAGGCAACAACATGAAGCGATTATGCGATGGACTAGAGAAACCTAAAGATATATACGATGGGATACCTACAAGTTTCCCTGGCGTTAAACAAGAATACGTAAACGGGTTTAGAGCAAGGATTGCTGCATTGAGACCTCAGGGTCCTATAGCAAGTAGGTTTTTGTCTAAAAACATGACTGTGCTTGTTGTTGGGGAGTCCGTGTTTGTTCATGGAGGGATCTTACCTCACCATGTTGCTTATGGATTGGAACGGATTAACGAAGAGGTGAGGGATTGGATTACTGGATTGAAAGAGACTGTATCTTCGGATTTAGTCATGTCCCGAAGCTCAGTTGTTTGGCTAAGAAAATTTTCTAACGAAGTGGCTGAAGATTGCGATTGTAGTATGCTGGAACATGTTCTTGCGACTATTCCGGGTGCAAGGAGGATGATCATGGGTCATACTATTCAGAAGGGTGGTATAAACGCATCTTGCAATAACAAAGCGATAAGGATTGATGTTGGTATGTCTAAGGGGTGTATTGACGGGTTGCCTGAGGTTCTGGAGATCAGTGAGGATTCTGGTCTACGAATCTTGACATCAAATCCGGCGTATGATCAGAATAGGCACGATTTGATGATGCGTAAGCAGCATGAAACACGACCAATTCAG CATCTAAACTAA
- the LOC111886321 gene encoding shewanella-like protein phosphatase 2 isoform X2 yields the protein MDADNTCKNLPNLYSSFVDTFVDFSVSEIFLPDPPSPPVFQTSYPSPNRLIAIGDLHGDLRKSKQALRLAGLIDSQDQWSGGSSTLVQVGDVLDRGGQELKILYFLEKLKRQAAKVGGNVITMNGNHEIMNVYGDFWCTDPSGLDEFQNWADWFTIGNNMKRLCDGLEKPKDIYDGIPTSFPGVKQEYVNGFRARIAALRPQGPIASRFLSKNMTVLVVGESVFVHGGILPHHVAYGLERINEEVRDWITGLKETVSSDLVMSRSSVVWLRKFSNEVAEDCDCSMLEHVLATIPGARRMIMGHTIQKGGINASCNNKAIRIDVGMSKGCIDGLPEVLEISEDSGLRILTSNPAYDQNRHDLMMRKQHETRPIQAIICWYLYG from the exons ATGGATGCAGACAACACCTGCAAAAACCTGCCCAATCTCTATTCATCATTTGTCGACACTTTCGTCGACTTTTCGGTCAGCGAGATCTTCCTTCCCGACCCACCATCTCCTCCCGTTTTTCAAACCTCCTACCCTTCCCCTAATCGTCTAATAGCCATAGGTGATCTTCATGGCGACCTTCGCAAATCCAAACAAGCCCTCCGTCTTGCTGGTCTCATCGACTCCCAAGACCAGTGGTCCGGTGGCTCCTCCACTCTTGTACAAGTCGGAGATGTCCTCGATCGTGGTGGACAAGAACTCAAAATCCTTTACTTCCTCGAGAAACTAAAACGACAGGCTGCGAAGGTCGGCGGTAATGTCATCACTATGAACGGCAATCACGAAATCATGAATGTTTATGGTGATTTTTGGTGTACTGATCCATCTGGGCTTGATGAATTTCAAAATTGGGCTGATTGGTTTACTATAGGCAACAACATGAAGCGATTATGCGATGGACTAGAGAAACCTAAAGATATATACGATGGGATACCTACAAGTTTCCCTGGCGTTAAACAAGAATACGTAAACGGGTTTAGAGCAAGGATTGCTGCATTGAGACCTCAGGGTCCTATAGCAAGTAGGTTTTTGTCTAAAAACATGACTGTGCTTGTTGTTGGGGAGTCCGTGTTTGTTCATGGAGGGATCTTACCTCACCATGTTGCTTATGGATTGGAACGGATTAACGAAGAGGTGAGGGATTGGATTACTGGATTGAAAGAGACTGTATCTTCGGATTTAGTCATGTCCCGAAGCTCAGTTGTTTGGCTAAGAAAATTTTCTAACGAAGTGGCTGAAGATTGCGATTGTAGTATGCTGGAACATGTTCTTGCGACTATTCCGGGTGCAAGGAGGATGATCATGGGTCATACTATTCAGAAGGGTGGTATAAACGCATCTTGCAATAACAAAGCGATAAGGATTGATGTTGGTATGTCTAAGGGGTGTATTGACGGGTTGCCTGAGGTTCTGGAGATCAGTGAGGATTCTGGTCTACGAATCTTGACATCAAATCCGGCGTATGATCAGAATAGGCACGATTTGATGATGCGTAAGCAGCATGAAACACGACCAATTCAG GCGATAATCTGCTGGTATTTATATGGGTAG